The following is a genomic window from Candidatus Cybelea sp..
ATCGACGCCGCTCTGCCGACGCTGCGCTGGCTCGCGCAACGCGGGGCGAAGACGATCGTTCTCTCCCACCTTGGGCGGCCCGATGGAAAGCCGGATCCGGCGCTCTCGCTGGCGCCGATCGCACGCGCGCTCTCGCAGCGCCTCGGCACGAGCGTCGCGTTTGCTGCCGACTCCGTCGGCGACGTCGCGGAACGAGCCGTCGCGCAGCTGCACGACGGCGATATCCTACTGCTCGAAAACGTACGCTTTCACCCCGAAGAGGAACGCAACGATCCCGCCTTCGCGCAGCGCCTCGCGTCGCTGGGCGATCTTTACGTCGACGACGCCTTTGCCACCGCGCATCGCGCGCATGCGTCGACCGAAGGGATCGCGCACTTTCTTCCGAGCGCGGCCGGGCTGCTGATGGAGGCCGAGCTGCGCGCGCTCTCGGCGATCGTCGAGCATCCGGCCAAGCCCTTCGTCTGTGCGATCGGCGGCGCCAAGATCAAAGACAAGCTGCCGATGCTCGAACACCTGTGCCTGCTGGTCGACGCATTCTGCATCGGCGGGGGCATGGCCAACACGCTGCTCGCGGCGCAAGGAGTCGACGTCGGGAAATCCTTGCGTGACGACGATCTCGCGCCGGCGCAACGCTTTTTGGCGCTGGCCAAGCAACGCAACGTCGCGGTCGAGCTGCCGGTGGATGCCGTCATCGCGCCGTCGCTCGACGCGCCAGCGCGCGCGCACGTCGTCGCGATCGACAGCGTCGGCGACGAGATGATTCTGGACATCGGCCCCGCGAGCGCAAAGGCCTATGCTGCGACGATCGAAACCGCGAAGACGATCGTCTTCAACGGGCCGATGGGCGTGTACGAGAACCCGGCGTACCGCCAAGGCACGCAAGTCGTCGGCGAAGCGATCGCCCGCGCGACCGCGGCCGGCGCGACCAGCGTCGTGGGCGGCGGCGACGCCGCCGCAGCCGCCAATCTGCTGGGCTTCGCGTCGAGGGCGACCTACGTTTCGACCGGCGGCGGCGCAACGCTCGAGTTCCTCGAAGGGAAGACGTTGCCGGGAGTCGCCGCGCTTGAGCAGTAGCGCGCCTTCGCCGCAAACGATCCTTGCGGGAAACTGGAAGATGCATAAAACCGCCGCCGAGACGGCCGCCTTCTTCGATGCCTTCCTTCCCCGCGTCGCCGGCGTTCCCGCGAAGATCGAAATCGTCGTAGCGCCGCCGTTTACGTCGCTCCCGCTTGCGTCGTCGCGCCTGGCCGGGACGCGCGTGCGGCTGGGCGCGCAGACGATGCACTGGGAACTGCAGGGCGCCTTCACCGGCGAGATCAGCGCTCCGATGCTGCTCGAGTTCGGGGTCAGTTACGTCATCCTCGGACACTCCGAGCGACGCGCCTATTGCGGCGAGAACGATCGCACGGTGAATTTGAAAGTGCGCACGGCGCTGGGGCAGGGGCTCACACCGATCGTTGCCGTCGGCGAAACGTCGCAAGAACACGATGCGGGGGAGGCCGACGAACGCGTCATCAGCCAGACACGGGACGCCTTTGCCGGCATTCCGGCAGAAGATCTCGCGAAGGTCGTTGTCGCGTACGAGCCGATCTGGGCCATCGGAACCGGCAAGAACTGCGATCCGCGCGAGGCTAATCGCGTCATGGGGACGATTCGCCGCTGCGTCGCCGAGCTTGGGGGCGTGCCGATTCTCTACGGCGGCAGCATGAACGCAGCAAACGTCGCCTCTTATATGGCGCAGCCGCAGATCAACGGAGGCTTGATCGGCGGCGCGTCGCTCGACCCGGAGGGCTTCGCCTCGCTGATCGCGCACGCGCAATGAACTACCGGCCCGTCGTGCTCGCCGTGCTCGACGGTTGGGGCTGCCGCGACGAGACGCACGGCAATGCGATCGCGGCTGCAAATCTACCGAACTGGCGTCGACTCTTCGAACAGTATCCGCACACGACGCTGCGCGCCTCCGGCGAGTCCGTCGGATTGCCCAAAGGGATCATGGGCAACAGCGAGGTCGGCCATCTCAACCTTGGCAGCGGCCGCGTCGTGCCGCAAGGCGTGACGCTGATCGATGCCGCGATCGCAACGGGCGAGTTCGCGCGAAACGAGACGCTGCGCGCGGCACTCGCGCATGCCGCGCAGAATAAAGCAACGCTTCATCTCATGGGGCTGCTCTCGGACGGACGAGTGCACAGCTCGATCGAGCACCTCTTCGCACTGATCGACGCCGCCGTCGCGGCGAACGTCCCATTTGCCGTCCACTGCTTTCTCGACGGGCGCGACACGCCGCCGCGTTCCGCGGCGCTCTACGTCGCAATGCTCGAGAGCAAGCTCTCGGCGGTTGGACGCGACGGCGCGATCGCCAGCGTCACGGGGCGCTTTTACGCGATGGATCGCGACCGGCGCTGGGAACGGACCCAGCGCGCCTACGAACTGCTGGCCCGCGGCGACGCGCAGCACCATAGCGGCAATGCGCTCGCGGCGGTTCGGGAGGGTTACGCGCGCGGCGAGGATGACGAGTTCGTCGCGCCGACGATCGTCGCGCAGCCGCGGCCGATCGAGGACGGGGACGCCTTCATCTTCTTCAACTTCCGTCCGGATCGCGCGCGGCAGCTGACGACCGCCTTCGACGCCGGAACGACGCAGTATTACCACGACCCCTTCGATGCGTTCGCAGCCAAGGCGTACCGGCGACCATACTTCGGGACGATGACGAAGTACGACGAGAACTATACCAATCCGGTGCTCTTCGGGCCGCGCCCGCAGTACGAGACCTTCGGCGACGTCATCGCAGCGGCCGGATTGCGGCAGCTTCGTCTCGCCGAGACCGAGAAGTACGCGCACGTCACCTATTTTTTCAACGGCGGGCGGGAAGAGCCGGTGCAGGGTGAAGAGCGCGAGCTCATCCCGTCGGACCGTTCCGTTGCGACCTACGATCTGGCGCCGGCGATGCGAGCGCAGGCGATCACCGACGCGGCACTCAAAGCGATCGCGGGCGGCCGCTACGACGCCATTGTGATGAACTATGCTAACGCCGATATGGTCGGACATACCGGCAGATGGGAAGCGACGATCGGCGCCGTCGAGGTGCTCGACGAATGTCTAGCGAGGCTGGCCGATGCAACCTTGCGCGCGAGCGGCCTGCTCGCCGTTACCGCGGATCACGGAAAC
Proteins encoded in this region:
- the tpiA gene encoding triose-phosphate isomerase; protein product: MSSSAPSPQTILAGNWKMHKTAAETAAFFDAFLPRVAGVPAKIEIVVAPPFTSLPLASSRLAGTRVRLGAQTMHWELQGAFTGEISAPMLLEFGVSYVILGHSERRAYCGENDRTVNLKVRTALGQGLTPIVAVGETSQEHDAGEADERVISQTRDAFAGIPAEDLAKVVVAYEPIWAIGTGKNCDPREANRVMGTIRRCVAELGGVPILYGGSMNAANVASYMAQPQINGGLIGGASLDPEGFASLIAHAQ
- a CDS encoding phosphoglycerate kinase, whose translation is MLFRRLEDLDVAGKRVIVREDLNVPIADGTIGDYARIDAALPTLRWLAQRGAKTIVLSHLGRPDGKPDPALSLAPIARALSQRLGTSVAFAADSVGDVAERAVAQLHDGDILLLENVRFHPEEERNDPAFAQRLASLGDLYVDDAFATAHRAHASTEGIAHFLPSAAGLLMEAELRALSAIVEHPAKPFVCAIGGAKIKDKLPMLEHLCLLVDAFCIGGGMANTLLAAQGVDVGKSLRDDDLAPAQRFLALAKQRNVAVELPVDAVIAPSLDAPARAHVVAIDSVGDEMILDIGPASAKAYAATIETAKTIVFNGPMGVYENPAYRQGTQVVGEAIARATAAGATSVVGGGDAAAAANLLGFASRATYVSTGGGATLEFLEGKTLPGVAALEQ
- the gpmI gene encoding 2,3-bisphosphoglycerate-independent phosphoglycerate mutase → MNYRPVVLAVLDGWGCRDETHGNAIAAANLPNWRRLFEQYPHTTLRASGESVGLPKGIMGNSEVGHLNLGSGRVVPQGVTLIDAAIATGEFARNETLRAALAHAAQNKATLHLMGLLSDGRVHSSIEHLFALIDAAVAANVPFAVHCFLDGRDTPPRSAALYVAMLESKLSAVGRDGAIASVTGRFYAMDRDRRWERTQRAYELLARGDAQHHSGNALAAVREGYARGEDDEFVAPTIVAQPRPIEDGDAFIFFNFRPDRARQLTTAFDAGTTQYYHDPFDAFAAKAYRRPYFGTMTKYDENYTNPVLFGPRPQYETFGDVIAAAGLRQLRLAETEKYAHVTYFFNGGREEPVQGEERELIPSDRSVATYDLAPAMRAQAITDAALKAIAGGRYDAIVMNYANADMVGHTGRWEATIGAVEVLDECLARLADATLRASGLLAVTADHGNAEEELDEKNNPITAHTTNPVPFVLIGKGLHGTLAGGGKLGDVAPTLLHLMGLKIPQQMTGTDLLRT